The Marinitoga litoralis genome includes a region encoding these proteins:
- the metG gene encoding methionine--tRNA ligase, translating to MKKFYITTPIYYVNAEPHIGSSYTTIVGDIIARYKRMRGYDVFYLTGTDEHGQKILQAAKEKGIHPQELCDELSGKFKSLWKELKITNDYFVRTTDEQHMKTVQFFVQKMLENGDIYKGKYEGWYCVPCETYWTNDEIEEKDGKKVCPSCSREVNWVEEENYFFKLSKYNEPLKKFFEENPDFLEPEFRKNEMLKILESGLKDLSITRTTFDWGVPMPNDPKHVIYVWVDALINYVSALGYPDNPELFNKYWPADVHLIGKEINRFHSLIWPAMLMSVGLPLPKKVFAHGWLTVNGEKISKSLGNAIDPRVLVDAYGNDVIRYYLMRDIVFGKDGDFSEDNLITRYNSDLVNDLSNLVHRTLSMVNKYFDGIIPAPDQKEDVDTQLFELIENTIKSYENYVDKYQFTHALESLWELVRFTNKYIDLTEPWLLGKDEEKKPRLATVMYNLMDSIRIIALLISPIMPDTAIEILKKLSIDTENYINNENIKIGLLESGKKVIIGEPIFKRIDVKTWKKVIIMKNKEDNKMDEIKKDENIENVLIDINYFKNVDLRVAKILEAEKVKKSKKLVKLQLDLGELGQRQIVAGIANYYEPENLVGKKIIVVANLKPAKLMGIESNGMLLAAKINNKLVLLTTDGDIEPGAKIS from the coding sequence ATGAAAAAATTTTATATTACTACTCCAATATATTATGTAAACGCAGAACCTCATATTGGTTCAAGTTATACAACAATAGTTGGAGATATTATAGCTAGATATAAAAGAATGAGAGGATATGATGTCTTTTATTTAACAGGTACAGATGAACACGGACAAAAAATCCTACAAGCCGCAAAAGAAAAAGGTATCCACCCTCAAGAGTTATGTGATGAATTATCCGGAAAATTTAAATCATTATGGAAAGAATTAAAAATAACTAATGATTATTTTGTTAGAACAACTGATGAACAACATATGAAAACCGTTCAATTCTTTGTACAAAAAATGCTTGAAAATGGTGATATATATAAAGGTAAATATGAAGGATGGTATTGTGTTCCTTGTGAAACTTATTGGACAAATGATGAAATTGAAGAAAAAGATGGAAAAAAAGTATGTCCTTCCTGTTCAAGAGAGGTTAATTGGGTTGAAGAAGAAAATTATTTCTTTAAACTTTCTAAATATAATGAACCTTTAAAAAAATTTTTTGAAGAAAATCCTGATTTCTTAGAACCAGAATTTAGAAAAAATGAAATGTTGAAAATTTTAGAGAGTGGTTTAAAAGATTTGAGCATTACTAGAACAACTTTTGATTGGGGCGTTCCTATGCCTAACGATCCAAAACACGTTATATATGTTTGGGTTGATGCTTTAATTAATTACGTTAGTGCATTAGGTTATCCTGATAATCCAGAATTATTTAATAAATATTGGCCTGCTGATGTTCATTTAATCGGAAAAGAAATCAACAGATTCCATTCATTGATTTGGCCTGCAATGTTAATGTCCGTAGGACTTCCATTACCTAAAAAAGTTTTTGCTCATGGTTGGTTAACTGTGAATGGTGAAAAAATATCAAAATCTTTAGGAAATGCTATCGATCCAAGAGTATTAGTGGATGCATATGGCAATGATGTTATAAGATATTATTTAATGAGAGATATTGTTTTTGGGAAAGACGGAGACTTTTCTGAAGATAATTTAATCACAAGATATAATTCTGACTTAGTTAATGATTTAAGTAACCTAGTACATAGAACATTATCAATGGTAAATAAATATTTTGATGGTATTATTCCTGCTCCGGATCAAAAAGAAGACGTGGATACTCAATTATTTGAATTAATAGAGAATACTATTAAATCATATGAAAACTATGTAGATAAATATCAATTTACTCATGCTTTGGAAAGCTTATGGGAACTAGTAAGATTTACAAATAAATATATTGATTTAACAGAACCTTGGTTGTTAGGGAAAGATGAAGAAAAGAAACCAAGATTAGCAACAGTTATGTATAATTTAATGGATTCTATAAGAATTATTGCATTATTAATATCTCCTATTATGCCAGATACTGCTATAGAAATATTAAAGAAATTATCTATAGATACGGAAAATTATATAAACAATGAAAATATTAAAATTGGACTATTAGAAAGTGGTAAAAAGGTTATTATTGGAGAACCTATTTTCAAAAGAATTGATGTAAAAACATGGAAAAAAGTTATAATTATGAAAAATAAGGAGGATAATAAAATGGATGAAATAAAAAAAGATGAAAATATAGAAAATGTTTTAATTGATATAAACTACTTTAAAAATGTAGATTTAAGAGTTGCTAAGATATTAGAAGCTGAGAAAGTAAAAAAATCTAAAAAATTAGTAAAATTGCAATTAGATTTAGGAGAATTAGGTCAAAGACAAATAGTTGCTGGTATTGCAAACTATTATGAACCAGAAAATTTAGTAGGTAAAAAAATAATTGTTGTTGCTAATTTAAAACCTGCTAAACTAATGGGAATAGAATCAAATGGAATGTTATTAGCTGCAAAAATAAATAATAAACTAGTTCTTTTAACCACAGATGGTGATATTGAACCAGGAGCAAAAATTTCTTAA
- a CDS encoding proline--tRNA ligase codes for MRMSKYYAPTIKEVPNDAEIKSHELLIRGGFIRKTASGVYTYLPLGTKVLKKIENIVREEMENIGSQEILMPIIQPAEIWQESGRWDDYGPEMMKLKDRHNRDFTLGPTHEEMITTIVKNELRSYKQLPMSLFQIANKYRDEIRPRFGVLRAREFIMKDAYSFHDSEESLDETYNDFYKAYEKILERLGVDYLVVEADTGAIGGSNSHEFQVKAEYGESTIYYCDCGYAATDEKAESNIKFEISTENEKNLEKVDTPDVKTIEDVAKFLNVDKSKIVKSLLFKGRNGWILALIRGDYELNISKLRAVLNDQTLTLGEPDEIKENFGVEIGFIGPVGIKDVKVIADESVKEMKNFVVGGMEKDKHYINVNINRDFKIEKYADIRMVQKGEPCPKCGSPLKEIKGIEVGQVFKLGTKYSEKLNAYYTAEDGKQKPFIMGCYGWGVSRTLGAIVEQLHDDYGMIWPRSIAPFEIVIIPVSMKKNELVEKADEIYELLKEKYDVLYDDRDASPGFKFKDADLIGIPLKIVLGKKMSDGKVEVKLRYEKNAEEVDITTSYDELLNIIEKKLNEYNPKIYLKTIDKE; via the coding sequence ATGCGAATGTCAAAATATTATGCACCAACAATAAAAGAAGTTCCAAATGATGCTGAGATTAAAAGTCATGAATTATTAATTAGAGGTGGGTTTATTAGAAAAACAGCTTCAGGAGTATATACATATTTGCCATTAGGAACAAAGGTTTTAAAGAAAATAGAAAATATAGTCAGAGAAGAAATGGAAAATATTGGTTCTCAAGAAATATTAATGCCTATTATTCAACCAGCAGAAATTTGGCAAGAAAGTGGTAGATGGGATGACTATGGACCAGAAATGATGAAATTAAAGGATAGACATAATAGAGATTTTACATTAGGCCCTACTCATGAAGAAATGATAACTACAATAGTAAAGAATGAATTAAGATCATATAAACAATTACCTATGTCATTGTTTCAAATTGCAAATAAATATAGAGATGAAATAAGACCAAGATTTGGTGTTTTAAGAGCTAGAGAATTTATTATGAAAGATGCATATTCTTTCCATGATTCAGAAGAATCTTTGGATGAAACATATAATGATTTTTATAAAGCATATGAAAAAATATTAGAAAGATTAGGTGTAGATTATTTGGTTGTAGAAGCAGATACTGGTGCAATTGGCGGAAGTAATTCTCATGAATTTCAAGTTAAAGCAGAATATGGTGAAAGTACAATATATTATTGTGATTGCGGTTATGCTGCAACAGATGAGAAAGCTGAATCTAATATAAAATTTGAAATATCTACAGAAAATGAAAAAAACTTAGAAAAAGTGGATACTCCTGATGTAAAAACTATTGAAGATGTTGCGAAATTTTTAAATGTAGATAAAAGTAAAATTGTTAAATCACTTTTATTCAAAGGAAGAAATGGTTGGATTTTAGCTTTAATAAGAGGTGATTATGAATTAAATATATCAAAATTAAGAGCTGTATTAAATGATCAAACATTGACGTTAGGTGAACCTGATGAAATAAAAGAAAACTTTGGAGTTGAAATAGGATTTATAGGTCCCGTAGGTATTAAAGATGTAAAAGTAATTGCAGATGAAAGTGTAAAAGAGATGAAGAACTTTGTAGTTGGTGGAATGGAAAAGGATAAACATTATATAAATGTTAATATAAATAGAGATTTTAAGATCGAAAAATATGCTGATATTAGAATGGTTCAAAAAGGAGAACCATGTCCAAAATGCGGATCGCCATTAAAAGAAATAAAAGGTATTGAAGTAGGACAAGTTTTTAAATTAGGAACAAAATATTCTGAAAAATTAAATGCATATTATACAGCAGAAGATGGCAAACAAAAACCATTTATAATGGGGTGTTATGGTTGGGGAGTTTCCAGAACTTTAGGTGCCATTGTTGAACAACTTCATGATGATTATGGTATGATATGGCCAAGAAGTATTGCTCCATTTGAAATTGTTATTATTCCCGTGTCCATGAAGAAAAATGAATTAGTTGAAAAAGCAGATGAAATATATGAATTATTAAAAGAAAAATATGATGTATTATATGATGACAGAGATGCATCACCAGGATTTAAATTTAAGGATGCAGATTTAATAGGTATTCCACTAAAAATTGTTTTAGGTAAAAAAATGAGTGATGGTAAGGTTGAGGTTAAATTAAGATATGAGAAAAATGCTGAAGAGGTTGATATCACTACATCTTATGATGAGTTATTAAATATTATTGAGAAAAAATTAAACGAATATAATCCAAAAATTTACCTTAAAACTATTGACAAAGAATAA
- a CDS encoding methyl-accepting chemotaxis protein, with translation MKNEIKFINSMGFKFGIITILISIIPLLIVTGFIYYSIEEQQKTIKNNINNQIDVIQKKYKEQFNEYNKLLESQIKEYNLNISDQIIKLNEDVNKKFYAYFIENYDKTISTLFTIFENKIKEKRMNLESFLNAISRDNSLKEKAASGSVSIVERYSILQPYSDLKVFDGIQLWLVNPKVFTKKNSFELNIKNETYQIQKKAESYSPGKDELKDIEILENIKMNSIQIISKNLSYGISNILYLNDKPLILVITPIYDPIITQKVVGILVGIKEFGYEDIVEIGNLIDSYIVVYSSNGKALFGNIPIDDLEFNMKNINKFLTEEILNKEVRSFYTTSQNFPFMYIQISKPLLKTHTDLELNLKSHFELPEFKTEEISVDINIDMRKILNIIFILIIIIFVIAIIISINLGRKFSKDLGIVANNLKNISQGNLMDIVKIRRNKNDEIGIMTNKIHSTIDFLISMFQDLNENINRLNMASEEIDNSSEKLEKTKEVIENFVYIIRNLINDLDKFLYFLDENVETLFGNSNNILNESATIEKTIDKLTEFNSVTKKVTYETKEVTSLINDLIMNLSNSFKEFNNKVSQIFDFVEKITDISKQTNLLALNAAIEAARAGEAGKGFAVVADEIRSLSVETNNIAEDISNQIKLIGKDMNKLLYEVQSSEENVNNLDKIMNKFEKDMSEINILTDELDKVFNILKNTIEEQDNMLKTLNNNKNNIKNFLDNSKKEVLEFSDIIDKETEIINTLIEQSEKLNESSEKLKSIISFFKI, from the coding sequence ATGAAAAACGAAATCAAATTTATTAATTCTATGGGATTTAAATTTGGGATTATAACAATATTAATATCTATTATACCTTTACTTATAGTTACAGGATTTATATATTATTCAATTGAAGAACAACAGAAAACTATAAAAAATAATATAAATAATCAAATAGACGTTATTCAAAAAAAATATAAGGAGCAATTTAATGAATATAATAAACTTCTTGAGAGTCAAATAAAAGAATATAATTTGAATATTTCTGATCAAATTATTAAATTAAATGAAGATGTCAATAAAAAATTTTATGCTTATTTTATAGAAAATTATGACAAGACAATATCCACATTATTTACAATATTTGAAAATAAAATTAAAGAAAAAAGAATGAATTTAGAATCATTTTTAAATGCCATTAGCAGAGATAATTCATTGAAAGAAAAGGCAGCAAGTGGTTCCGTATCTATTGTTGAAAGATATAGTATATTGCAACCGTATTCTGATTTAAAAGTTTTTGATGGAATACAACTTTGGTTAGTTAATCCTAAAGTTTTTACTAAAAAAAATTCATTTGAATTAAATATAAAAAATGAAACATATCAAATTCAAAAAAAAGCAGAAAGTTATAGCCCGGGTAAAGACGAACTAAAGGATATAGAAATTTTGGAAAATATAAAAATGAATTCTATACAAATAATATCTAAAAATTTATCTTATGGTATTAGTAATATATTATATTTAAATGATAAACCTTTAATTTTAGTTATAACACCTATTTATGATCCAATTATAACTCAAAAAGTAGTAGGTATTTTGGTAGGTATAAAAGAATTTGGATATGAAGATATTGTTGAAATAGGAAATTTAATTGATTCATATATTGTTGTATATTCATCTAATGGAAAAGCTTTATTTGGTAATATACCAATAGATGATTTAGAATTTAATATGAAAAATATAAATAAATTTTTAACCGAAGAAATTTTAAATAAGGAAGTAAGAAGCTTTTATACTACTTCACAGAATTTTCCTTTTATGTATATTCAAATTTCAAAACCTTTATTAAAAACTCATACTGATTTAGAATTAAATTTAAAGAGTCATTTTGAATTGCCAGAATTCAAAACAGAAGAAATTAGTGTTGATATAAATATAGATATGAGAAAAATATTAAACATAATATTTATTTTAATAATAATAATTTTTGTTATTGCTATTATTATTTCTATAAATTTAGGAAGAAAATTCTCAAAAGATTTAGGAATAGTAGCAAATAACCTAAAAAATATTTCTCAAGGTAATTTGATGGATATTGTAAAAATTAGAAGGAATAAAAATGATGAAATAGGAATTATGACAAATAAAATTCACAGTACTATAGATTTTTTAATATCAATGTTTCAGGATTTAAATGAAAATATAAACAGATTAAATATGGCTTCAGAAGAAATTGATAATTCATCTGAAAAATTAGAAAAAACTAAAGAGGTTATAGAAAATTTTGTATATATTATAAGAAATTTAATTAATGATTTAGATAAATTTTTATATTTCTTAGATGAAAATGTGGAAACTTTATTTGGAAATAGTAACAATATACTTAATGAATCAGCTACTATAGAAAAAACAATTGATAAATTAACAGAATTTAACTCTGTTACAAAAAAAGTAACTTATGAAACTAAAGAAGTTACGAGCTTAATAAATGATTTAATAATGAACTTATCAAACAGTTTTAAAGAATTTAATAATAAAGTTAGCCAAATTTTCGATTTTGTTGAAAAAATAACAGATATATCAAAACAAACAAATCTATTGGCTTTAAATGCGGCTATAGAAGCTGCTCGTGCAGGTGAAGCTGGTAAGGGATTTGCTGTTGTTGCAGATGAAATAAGAAGTTTATCTGTTGAAACAAATAATATTGCAGAAGATATTTCAAATCAAATAAAACTTATAGGTAAAGATATGAATAAATTATTATATGAGGTTCAATCTTCTGAAGAAAATGTAAATAATTTAGATAAGATAATGAATAAGTTTGAAAAAGATATGTCAGAAATAAATATTTTGACAGATGAATTAGATAAAGTTTTTAATATTTTAAAAAATACTATTGAAGAACAAGATAATATGTTGAAAACTCTGAATAATAATAAAAACAATATAAAGAATTTCTTAGATAATTCAAAAAAAGAAGTATTAGAATTTTCGGATATTATAGATAAAGAAACTGAAATAATAAATACTCTTATTGAACAGTCAGAAAAATTAAATGAGAGTTCAGAAAAATTAAAGTCTATAATTTCCTTTTTTAAAATTTAA
- the glnA gene encoding type I glutamate--ammonia ligase — protein sequence MEREEILRVIETEKIKFIRLQITDINGLLKNVEIPWDELRNSFENGTMFDGSSIEGFVRIEESDMYLIPDPSTFLIYPWTDKGYKSARIICDVYNADGTPFEGDPRYRLKLVLNKLKEKGFSAYVGPEPEFFLLPKDEKTHKPILEFLDHGGYFDLLPIDHCEETRKDIVLALEDMGINVEASHHEVARSQHEIDFTYDEALKTADNIQTFKLVVKTIALLRGLHATFMPKPFFGENGSGMHTHLSLFNNGGNAFYDENKEYGLSDDLKYFVGGVLKHIKAITAIANPTINSYKRLVPGYEAPVNIAWSPSNRSALIRVPASRGKGTRIEVRSPDPTSNPYLLLAALFAAGLEGIENKIEPPEPVSANIYHMTPEERDKVGIEQLPSNLKEAIEELKKDELMKEVLGEHIFNKYIELKEREWKEFSINVTDWEINKYLWIM from the coding sequence GTGGAGAGGGAAGAGATTTTAAGGGTGATAGAAACAGAGAAAATTAAGTTTATTAGATTGCAAATTACTGATATTAATGGATTATTAAAAAATGTTGAGATTCCATGGGATGAATTAAGAAATTCATTTGAAAATGGAACAATGTTTGATGGTTCTTCAATTGAAGGATTTGTTAGGATTGAAGAGTCTGATATGTATTTAATACCAGATCCATCTACCTTTTTAATTTATCCATGGACTGATAAAGGTTATAAATCAGCTAGGATAATTTGTGATGTTTATAATGCAGATGGAACACCTTTTGAAGGAGATCCTAGGTATAGATTGAAATTGGTTTTAAATAAACTAAAAGAAAAAGGATTTTCAGCATACGTAGGACCAGAACCAGAATTTTTTCTACTACCAAAAGATGAAAAAACTCATAAACCGATATTGGAATTTTTAGATCATGGCGGATACTTCGATTTATTACCTATTGATCATTGTGAAGAAACTAGAAAAGATATAGTTTTAGCTTTAGAGGATATGGGAATAAACGTAGAAGCTTCACATCATGAAGTAGCTCGATCACAGCATGAAATAGATTTTACATATGATGAGGCATTAAAAACTGCAGATAATATACAAACTTTTAAATTAGTAGTAAAAACCATAGCATTATTAAGAGGATTGCATGCTACTTTTATGCCAAAACCTTTTTTTGGAGAAAATGGTTCAGGGATGCATACTCATTTAAGTTTATTTAATAATGGTGGCAATGCATTTTACGATGAAAATAAAGAATATGGATTAAGTGATGACTTAAAATATTTTGTAGGAGGTGTGTTGAAACATATTAAGGCAATTACTGCAATTGCAAATCCTACAATTAATAGTTATAAAAGACTTGTACCAGGTTATGAAGCCCCAGTAAATATAGCATGGTCACCAAGTAATAGAAGTGCGTTAATAAGGGTACCTGCTTCAAGAGGAAAAGGCACTAGAATAGAAGTTAGAAGCCCTGATCCAACATCAAATCCATATTTATTATTAGCTGCACTTTTTGCTGCTGGTTTAGAAGGTATAGAAAATAAAATAGAGCCACCAGAACCTGTTTCAGCAAACATATACCATATGACTCCTGAAGAGAGAGATAAAGTAGGAATCGAACAATTACCATCTAATTTAAAAGAAGCAATAGAAGAATTGAAAAAAGATGAATTGATGAAAGAGGTATTAGGAGAACATATATTTAATAAATATATAGAATTAAAAGAAAGAGAATGGAAAGAATTTTCTATTAATGTAACTGATTGGGAAATTAATAAATATTTATGGATTATGTAA
- a CDS encoding class I SAM-dependent methyltransferase, with protein sequence MREKNERIFGPEDLKDLSPEQVIELYESQNNEEKKEIKKKSINKFQHYYIENPETELTVRTLTLTLKNGHTYLFKAPSGVYGKKEIDKATMVLLENVEIEGKKILDIGCGYGIIGITLKKEYPDIEIYMSDINKRAVEFSKINAKDNNIFADIRQGYLFEPWENEEFDQIISNPPIVAGKKVWMKLIEDAFVHLKNGGTLQLVAFHNKGGSRIKDYMKKVFGNVNEIVKKGGIRLYKSVKV encoded by the coding sequence ATGAGAGAAAAGAATGAAAGAATTTTTGGTCCTGAAGATTTGAAAGATTTATCACCTGAACAAGTTATTGAGTTATACGAATCTCAAAATAATGAAGAAAAAAAAGAAATCAAAAAAAAGAGCATAAATAAATTTCAACATTATTATATTGAAAATCCAGAAACAGAATTAACTGTGAGAACTTTAACTTTAACATTAAAAAACGGTCATACATATTTATTTAAAGCTCCATCAGGTGTATATGGAAAAAAAGAAATTGATAAAGCAACTATGGTATTATTGGAAAATGTTGAAATTGAAGGCAAAAAAATTCTTGATATAGGTTGTGGATATGGGATTATAGGTATTACATTAAAAAAAGAATATCCAGATATAGAAATATATATGAGTGATATTAATAAAAGAGCAGTAGAATTTTCTAAAATAAATGCTAAAGATAATAATATTTTTGCTGATATAAGACAAGGTTATTTATTTGAGCCTTGGGAAAATGAAGAGTTTGACCAAATTATTTCAAATCCACCTATAGTTGCAGGTAAAAAAGTTTGGATGAAATTAATTGAGGATGCATTTGTGCATTTAAAAAACGGGGGTACTTTGCAATTAGTAGCTTTTCATAATAAAGGTGGTAGTCGAATAAAGGATTATATGAAAAAAGTTTTTGGAAATGTCAATGAAATTGTTAAAAAAGGTGGAATTAGATTATATAAGTCGGTGAAGGTATAA
- a CDS encoding energy-coupling factor ABC transporter ATP-binding protein, whose amino-acid sequence MLKGENIYFKFKEKLIFEKFNIELDSNIPVGLVGSNGSGKSTLLRILSGILQPLKGEIYLNDNKIDYNNNESLLYLKKHVGYIFQNPENQIVGVTVEEDIAFGLENLGLDKSEMKKRILWAMEVTDLIGLEKKDPNTLSGGQKQRLAIASIIAMQPDFILMDEPTTMLDPEGRDEIYKVIRNLINIGKTIIIASHHAKDLENVKKIIALDNGKLVFYDERDKFYKWSENKKFNVEVPFENIVKKYTGKNLKDLERNICQ is encoded by the coding sequence ATGTTAAAAGGTGAAAATATATATTTTAAGTTTAAAGAAAAATTAATTTTTGAAAAATTCAATATAGAATTAGATAGTAATATTCCAGTGGGATTAGTTGGATCTAATGGAAGTGGTAAATCTACTTTACTAAGAATATTATCTGGTATATTACAACCTTTAAAAGGAGAGATATATTTAAACGATAATAAAATTGATTATAACAATAATGAATCATTATTATATTTAAAAAAACATGTAGGATATATTTTTCAAAATCCTGAAAATCAAATTGTTGGTGTTACTGTAGAAGAGGATATTGCATTTGGATTAGAGAATTTAGGATTAGATAAAAGTGAAATGAAAAAAAGAATATTATGGGCTATGGAAGTAACTGATTTAATAGGTTTAGAAAAAAAAGACCCTAATACATTATCTGGTGGTCAGAAGCAAAGATTAGCTATTGCTTCTATAATAGCGATGCAACCTGATTTTATTCTGATGGATGAACCTACAACAATGTTAGACCCTGAAGGAAGAGATGAAATATATAAAGTAATAAGAAATTTGATAAATATAGGGAAAACTATTATAATTGCCTCTCATCATGCTAAAGATTTAGAAAATGTAAAAAAAATAATAGCTTTGGACAATGGAAAGTTAGTTTTTTATGATGAAAGAGATAAATTTTATAAATGGTCAGAAAATAAAAAATTTAATGTTGAAGTTCCTTTTGAGAACATAGTAAAAAAATATACAGGTAAAAATTTAAAGGATTTGGAGAGAAATATATGTCAATAG
- a CDS encoding ATP-binding cassette domain-containing protein, with amino-acid sequence MSIEIKNVSYIYAENTPFESIALQNINWEISEGSFWVILGKTGSGKTTLIQTLNGLLIPKEGKVIVDNIVIKDRKEDIKKIREKIGIVFQYPENQFFLPTVFEEIMYAPKNFNKNISKNELIKILRLVGLDESFLNRNPFSLSGGEMRKVAIASVLSYDPKYIIFDEPTVGLDYEGRKKIWDIIENLKKTGKTIIIVTHWIDELIKFKPNVLHIHNNEISYIGSFDDFILLGEDELKKKNITFSEKIKLYYCSLKNNIKLEKLFQY; translated from the coding sequence ATGTCAATAGAAATTAAAAATGTATCTTATATATATGCTGAGAATACACCATTTGAATCAATAGCTCTTCAAAATATTAATTGGGAAATATCTGAAGGAAGTTTTTGGGTTATATTAGGAAAAACTGGTTCAGGTAAAACCACTTTAATACAAACTCTAAATGGATTATTAATTCCTAAAGAAGGAAAAGTAATAGTAGATAACATAGTTATAAAAGATAGAAAAGAAGATATAAAAAAAATTAGAGAAAAAATAGGAATAGTGTTTCAATATCCTGAGAATCAGTTTTTTTTGCCTACAGTTTTTGAAGAAATTATGTATGCACCTAAAAATTTTAATAAAAATATTTCTAAAAATGAGTTAATAAAAATATTAAGATTAGTTGGGTTAGATGAAAGCTTTTTAAATAGGAATCCTTTTTCATTATCTGGTGGTGAAATGAGAAAAGTTGCAATTGCATCTGTTTTATCATATGATCCTAAATATATTATTTTTGATGAACCAACTGTTGGACTTGATTACGAAGGAAGGAAAAAAATATGGGATATAATAGAAAATCTTAAGAAAACTGGAAAGACTATTATAATTGTAACACATTGGATAGATGAATTGATAAAATTTAAACCTAATGTCTTACATATACATAATAATGAAATTAGTTATATTGGTTCGTTTGATGATTTTATTCTTTTGGGAGAAGATGAGTTGAAGAAAAAAAATATTACTTTTTCAGAAAAAATTAAATTATATTATTGTTCATTAAAAAATAATATAAAGTTAGAGAAATTATTTCAATATTGA
- the infC gene encoding translation initiation factor IF-3, giving the protein MKKSKDSTPRNEDIRAKEVRVVSSSGEQLGIMETKKALSLAQEEGLDLVLVSPNSNPPVAKIMDFGKYKYEKEKREKEAKKKQKKQVLKEMKFRLRIDDHDFNTKVKRIRSFLEDGNKVRVVVMFLGRDIMFTDKGKEILERVINDVEDIAEVTRAPKMAGRDMDMILSPKTKK; this is encoded by the coding sequence ATTAAAAAATCTAAAGATTCGACACCAAGAAACGAGGATATTAGAGCAAAAGAGGTAAGAGTAGTTTCATCTTCTGGAGAACAATTAGGAATTATGGAAACGAAAAAAGCATTGAGTTTGGCTCAAGAAGAAGGACTCGATTTAGTTTTAGTATCTCCAAATTCAAATCCACCAGTAGCCAAAATTATGGATTTTGGAAAATATAAATATGAAAAGGAAAAGAGAGAGAAGGAAGCTAAGAAAAAACAAAAGAAACAAGTTTTAAAAGAAATGAAATTTAGATTAAGAATTGACGATCATGATTTTAATACTAAAGTAAAAAGAATAAGATCGTTTTTAGAGGATGGTAATAAAGTAAGAGTTGTAGTAATGTTTTTAGGTAGAGATATAATGTTCACTGACAAGGGTAAGGAAATATTAGAAAGAGTAATAAATGATGTTGAAGATATAGCGGAAGTAACAAGAGCTCCTAAAATGGCTGGAAGAGATATGGATATGATATTATCTCCAAAAACAAAAAAATAA
- a CDS encoding large ribosomal subunit protein bL35 has translation MKRHSASAKRFKVTGSGKIRMRRSNVGHNTRIRGKRRMKRLHEYKDVPKGLNEKVERLLGLK, from the coding sequence ATGAAAAGGCATTCAGCTTCAGCAAAAAGATTTAAAGTTACAGGTTCAGGTAAAATAAGAATGAGAAGATCAAATGTTGGACATAATACAAGAATAAGAGGAAAAAGAAGAATGAAAAGATTACATGAATACAAAGATGTACCAAAAGGATTAAATGAAAAAGTAGAAAGATTATTAGGATTGAAATAA
- the rplT gene encoding 50S ribosomal protein L20: protein MRVKRAVTARKKRKKYLKAAKGYRGALSRRYVLAKQQFFRSGKYAYAGRKQKKRDFRRLWITRINAAARNEGLKYNELVHGLKLAGVNINRKMLSELAVNDYEAFKEYVNIAKEALSK from the coding sequence ATGAGAGTAAAAAGAGCAGTTACAGCAAGAAAAAAAAGAAAGAAATATTTAAAAGCTGCTAAAGGTTATAGAGGTGCTCTTAGCAGAAGATATGTTTTAGCTAAACAACAATTCTTTAGATCAGGTAAATATGCTTATGCAGGTAGAAAACAAAAGAAAAGAGATTTCAGAAGATTATGGATTACAAGAATCAATGCTGCAGCTAGAAATGAAGGATTAAAATATAATGAATTAGTACACGGTTTAAAATTAGCAGGAGTAAACATTAACAGAAAGATGTTATCAGAATTAGCTGTTAATGATTATGAAGCATTTAAAGAATACGTAAATATCGCTAAAGAAGCATTATCTAAATAA